One Physeter macrocephalus isolate SW-GA chromosome 10, ASM283717v5, whole genome shotgun sequence DNA window includes the following coding sequences:
- the LYRM2 gene encoding LYR motif-containing protein 2: protein MAASRLPPATLTLKQFVRRQQVLLLYRRILQAIRQVPNDSDRKYLKDWAREEFKRNKSATEEDTIRMMITQGNMQLKELEKTLALARS, encoded by the exons ATGGCCGCTTCCCGCTTACCCCCAGCGACGCTAACGCTAAAGCAG TTCGTGAGAAGGCAACAAGTTCTCCTCCTCTACAGAAGGATTTTGCAGGCAATTCGGCAAGTTCCAAATGATTCTGATCGCAAATACCTGAAGGACTGGGCAAGGGaagaattcaaaagaaacaaaagtgccACCGAAGAG GATACAATCCGGATGATGATTACTCAAGGCAATATGCAGCTCAAAGAGTTAGAAAAAACACTTGCTTTAGCCAGATCTTAA